From a single Botrytis cinerea B05.10 chromosome 16, complete sequence genomic region:
- the Bcssd1 gene encoding Bcssd1: MEQQQQPQGQAPQGGVPGPTGRRLHIAHRRSPSELTPLMSMFSNPNMEQLAIQQQIELLQAQQQQIQATHQQYVNMGMIPNQHLAAPGQGFNPLQQQQMQNQNAFQFSNQLQPQQMNVPMGAPPTQPLSHRRNQSALPNMGMAMAGPPPAPSSGAAGQGFTQDFGGSNSRGENQSTRGGRGGGPPGGGHQRRHSLALPEAKKAAEIAQQKRTTSGFQFPIPGAAGATSTGGDNSENASPGDDKPTQSTGNHLTPSSAMRGGRGAHGRSQSMAVGGGQNGRGGSSQRGGGSFQFPPTQGSTDNGAGQNNDFGRRNSAQAGHARNSSRNFDGNWRNQVPQNAAPQDPQPQMGNFQGQQNQGGFQPGHRNRGSINQSMSNIGGFQYQGQPQLVQFAQGQMIMPQGLGFQQMNPLQLSQLQQQLQASQQMNGQMGMQNGQQPQQQQQQRKTLFTPYLPQATLPALLGDGQLVSGILRVNKKNRSDAYVTTHDGLLDADIFICGSKDRNRALEGDLVAVELLDVDEVWGQKREKEEKKKRKDITDTRTGGSGNGNNDRNHHRDNSTNGDDQNQEGGLRRRGSLRQRPTQKKNDDVEVEGQSLLLVEEEEVTDEQKPLYAGHIVAVIERVAGQMFSGTLGLLRPSSQATKEKQEAERQARDGNSGRHQEQRQQDKPKIVWFKPTDKRVPLIAIPTEQAPRDFVEKHQDYADRIFVACIKRWPITSLHPFGTLVEQLGKMGELKVETDALLRDNNFASDEFSDAVTRSVGLDDWSLEKEDETSISTRRDFRNEKTFTIDPNGANELDDAIHVKTEADGKIEIGIHIADVAHFIKANSLVDREARKRGTAVYLMNRSCAMLPPKIASDICSLTPGQDRLTVSVVFKVNAQTGAVFEDETWIGKSIIKSGGKLTYKDVDAVLSGQTDVKLEGAEVKDIQILNAVAQKFRESRLGSDGETIAPLRLVYQLDDENVPVEQNIFDSTPSHELIEELMNKVNSYVAQKIYQGLPEKALLRRQGPPNPRRLQTFADRMNKIGYEIDTSSSGRLQNSLFKVDDTDIRKGMETLLVKSMHRAKYFIAGKTQPHLYPHYALNLPLYTHFTNPSRRYADLVVHRQLEAVLSEGKIEYNEDMETLVKTTESCNGKKDSSQNAQEQSVHIESCRIMDRKREEAGGELISEGIVVCVYESAFDVLIPEFGFEKRVHCDQLPLKKAEFRKNERVLELYWEKGVPSSAYVPEDERPKAGASQRTTNAAAAAKQAAVAERAKKEHEEAQRKTTETGTISTDDVDALFDDDDDASDIAGSVAGVSLAERPTQSVPPSPTKNSISAATSLHRTRSDSKVPTGEPVEAKLSAKEKYLKYFTLREEDGEYIQDVKEMTRVPVILKTDLTKSPPCLTIRSLNPYAL; this comes from the exons ATGGAGCAACAACAGCAGCCGCAAGGTCAAGCACCTCAAGGTGGTGTACCCGGTCCAACTGGACGAAGATTACATATTGCGCATCGAAGAAGTCCGTCAGAACTTACTCCATTAATGAGCATGTTCTCCAACCCTAATA TGGAACAACTGGCTATTCAGCAACAAATCGAGCTTCTACAAGCACAACAACAGCAGATTCAAGCTACACATCAACAATATGTCAACATGGGAATGATTCCCAACCAACATCTTGCTGCTCCTGGCCAAGGTTTCAATCCTttacagcaacaacaaatgCAAAACCAAAATGCATTTCAATTCTCTAATCAGCTCCAACCACAACAGATGAATGTACCAATGGGAGCCCCTCCCACACAGCCCCTCTCACATCGTCGTAATCAATCGGCACTTCCAAATATGGGTATGGCTATGGCAGGTCCACCACCTGCTCCATCTTCAGGTGCAGCTGGCCAAGGCTTTACTCAAGACTTTGGTGGAAGCAACAGCCGTGGTGAGAACCAATCTACAAGAGGTGGCCGTGGTGGAGGACCTCCAGGTGGTGGTCACCAAAGACGTCATTCTCTTGCCTTGCCTGAAGCCAAGAAGGCGGCTGAAATCGCACAACAGAAGAGAACTACTTCGGGATTTCAGTTCCCTATTCCTGGTGCAGCTGGAGCTACGTCGACTGGGGGTGATAATTCTGAAAATGCAAGCCCAGGCGATGACAAACCTACACAAAGTACCGGCAATCATTTGACCCCAAGCTCTGCTATGCGTGGTGGTCGTGGTGCTCATGGTAGAAGTCAAAGTATGGCTGTTGGAGGTGGCCAAAATGGTCGAGGTGGATCATCTCAACGAGGTGGTGGCTCATTTCAATTCCCACCAACACAAGGATCTACAGACAATGGTGCAGGTCAAAACAATGactttggaagaagaaacagTGCCCAAGCCGGGCATGCTCGTAACTCTTCTCGAAACTTTGATGGTAACTGGAGAAACCAAGTACCTCAAAATGCTGCTCCTCAAGATCCACAACCACAAATGGGTAACTTCCAAGGTCAACAAAACCAAGGTGGTTTCCAACCAGGTCACCGTAATCGTggatcgatcaatcaatccatgaGTAACATAGGTGGATTTCAATACCAAGGTCAACCCCAATTGGTACAATTTGCCCAAGGACAGATGATCATGCCTCAAGGCTTAGGGTTTCAGCAAATGAATCCTTTACAACTTTCTCAGCTTCAGCAGCAATTACAGGCTTCTCAGCAAATGAATGGACAAATGGGCATGCAAAATGGCCAGCAACcacaacagcagcaacagcaacGTAAGACCTTGTTCACCCCTTATCTTCCCCAGGCTACTCTTCCAGCCCTTCTTGGCGACGGTCAGCTCGTTTCCGGTATTTTAAGAGTTAACAAGAAGAATCGTTCTGATGCCTACGTCACTACTCATGATGGATTGCTCGACGCGgacatcttcatctgtgGTAGCAAGGATCGTAACCGTGCTCTAGAGGGAGATCTCGTTGCAGTTGAGTTATTGGATGTTGACGAAGTTTGGGGACAAAAGCGCgagaaggaggaaaagaagaagcgcAAGGATATTACTGACACCAGAACTGGTGGATCTGGTAATGGAAACAATGATCGCAATCATCACCGCGATAATTCTACAAATGGCGATGATCAAAACCAAGAGGGCGGACTTAGAAGACGTGGAAGTTTAAGACAACGACCAACtcaaaagaagaatgatgatgttgaagttgaggGACAGAGTCTTTTActtgtcgaagaagaagaggtcACTGATGAACAAAAGCCACTTTACGCTGGTCACATTGTTGCAGTCATTGAACGTGTTGCCGGACAAATGTTTTCCGGTACCCTGGGTCTTCTTCGACCATCCAGTCAAGCTACCAAGGAAAAGCAAGAAGCCGAACGTCAAGCTCGTGATGGAAACTCGGGTCGTCATCAAGAGCAACGTCAACAAGACAAGCCAAAGATTGTTTGGTTTAAACCTACCGATAAGCGTGTTCCATTGATCGCCATCCCTACTGAACAAGCACCACGCGATTTCGTTGAGAAGCATCAAGATTATGCTGATCGCATTTTTGTTGCTTGCATCAAGAGATGGCCAATCACCTCTCTTCATCCATTCGGTACCCTCGTTGAACAACTTGGTAAGATGGGTGAATTAAAGGTTGAGACTGATGCTCTTCTTCGTGACAACAACTTTGCTTCTGATGAGTTTTCAGATGCTGTTACACGTAGCGTTGGTCTTGATGATTGGTCtttggagaaggaagatgaaaCTTCCATCTCTACAAGACGTGATTTCCGAAACGAAAAGACCTTTACCATTGACCCAAATGGTGCCAATGAACTTGACGATGCTATTCACGTGAAGACTGAAGCAGATGGAAAGATCGAAATTGGTATCCACATTGCTGATGTTGCTCATTTTATCAAGGCAAACTCTCTTGTAGATAGAGAGGCACGCAAACGTGGAACTGCTGTTTATTTGATGAACAGATCTTGTGCTATGTTACCTCCAAAGATTGCCTCGGACATTTGCTCTTTGACACCAGGTCAAGATCGTCTTACCGTCTCGGTTGTATTCAAAGTTAACGCCCAAACCGGTGCTGTTTTCGAGGATGAGACTTGGATTGGAAAGAGTATCATTAAGAGTGGTGGAAAATTGACATACAAGGATGTCGATGCTGTCCTTTCCGGCCAAACCGATGTAAAACTCGAGGGTGCTGAAGTAAAGGATATCCAAATCCTCAAC GCTGTTGCTCAAAAATTCCGTGAATCTCGTCTTGGCTCTGATGGAGAGACTATTGCACCATTAAGACTTGTTTATCAGttagatgatgagaatgttCCAGTGGAACAAAATATCTTTGATTCTACCCCATCtcatgaattgattgaagaattgatgaacAAGGTCAACTCTTATGTGGCACAAAAGATCTACCAAGGCCTTCCTGAAAAGGCACTCCTTCGTCGACAAGGTCCACCAAATCCAAGACGTCTTCAAACATTTGCTGATCGCATGAACAAGATTGgatatgaaattgatacTTCTAGCAGTGGACGTCTTCAAAACAGTCTTTTCAAAGTTGATGATACCGACATTCGCAAGGGAATGGAAACTCTTTTGGTCAAGTCCATGCACCGCGCCAAATATTTCATTGCTGGAAAGACTCAACCACATCTTTACCCTCATTATGCCCTCAACTTACCATTATACACTCATTTTACTAATCCATCGCGTCGTTATGCGGACTTGGTGGTTCATCGTCAACTTGAAGCTGTTCTTTCTGAAGGCAAGATTGAATATAATGAGGACATGGAGACTCTCGTCAAGACAACCGAGTCTTGCAACGGGAAGAAGGATTCATCTCAAAATGCTCAAGAGCAGAGTGTTCATATCGAGTCATGTAGGATTATGGATAGAAAGCGTGAAGAAGCTGGTGGTGAACTTATCAGTGAGGGTATCGTTGTCTGTGTTTACGAATCTGCTTTCGACGTTTTGATTCCTGAGTTTGGCTTTGAAAAGAGAGTTCATTGCGACCAACTTCCTCTTAAGAAGGCCGAATTCagaaagaatgagagagTACTTGAGTTGTATTGGGAGAAGGGTGTACCATCATCTGCATATGTACCAGAAGATGAGCGTCCAAAGGCTGGTGCATCTCAAAGAACTACCAACGCTGCTGCCGCTGCCAAGCAAGCTGCTGTTGCCGAGAGAGCCAAGAAGGAGCATGAAGAAGCTCAACGAAAGACAACCGAGACTGGTACCATCTCGACTGATGACGTTGATGCTCTATtcgatgatgacgatgatgctTCCGACATTGCTGGCAGTGTTGCTGGTGTTTCCCTTGCTGAACGCCCAACTCAAAGCGTTCCACCATCACCAACCAAGAACTCAATTTCAGCTGCAACTAGCCTCCACAGAACTCGTTCCGACTCAAAGGTACCAACTGGTGAACCTGTCGAAGCCAAGCTTAGTGCTAAGGAAAAGTACTTGAAGTATTTCACCCTTCGTGAAGAGGATGGCGAATACATCCAAGATGTCAAGGAAATGACAAGAGTTCCTGTTATTTTGAAGACTGATCTTACAAAGAGTCCACC ATGTCTCACAATTAGATCGCTCAACCCTTACGCACTCTAA
- the Bcssd1 gene encoding Bcssd1 — protein sequence MEQQQQPQGQAPQGGVPGPTGRRLHIAHRRSPSELTPLMSMFSNPNSMEQLAIQQQIELLQAQQQQIQATHQQYVNMGMIPNQHLAAPGQGFNPLQQQQMQNQNAFQFSNQLQPQQMNVPMGAPPTQPLSHRRNQSALPNMGMAMAGPPPAPSSGAAGQGFTQDFGGSNSRGENQSTRGGRGGGPPGGGHQRRHSLALPEAKKAAEIAQQKRTTSGFQFPIPGAAGATSTGGDNSENASPGDDKPTQSTGNHLTPSSAMRGGRGAHGRSQSMAVGGGQNGRGGSSQRGGGSFQFPPTQGSTDNGAGQNNDFGRRNSAQAGHARNSSRNFDGNWRNQVPQNAAPQDPQPQMGNFQGQQNQGGFQPGHRNRGSINQSMSNIGGFQYQGQPQLVQFAQGQMIMPQGLGFQQMNPLQLSQLQQQLQASQQMNGQMGMQNGQQPQQQQQQRKTLFTPYLPQATLPALLGDGQLVSGILRVNKKNRSDAYVTTHDGLLDADIFICGSKDRNRALEGDLVAVELLDVDEVWGQKREKEEKKKRKDITDTRTGGSGNGNNDRNHHRDNSTNGDDQNQEGGLRRRGSLRQRPTQKKNDDVEVEGQSLLLVEEEEVTDEQKPLYAGHIVAVIERVAGQMFSGTLGLLRPSSQATKEKQEAERQARDGNSGRHQEQRQQDKPKIVWFKPTDKRVPLIAIPTEQAPRDFVEKHQDYADRIFVACIKRWPITSLHPFGTLVEQLGKMGELKVETDALLRDNNFASDEFSDAVTRSVGLDDWSLEKEDETSISTRRDFRNEKTFTIDPNGANELDDAIHVKTEADGKIEIGIHIADVAHFIKANSLVDREARKRGTAVYLMNRSCAMLPPKIASDICSLTPGQDRLTVSVVFKVNAQTGAVFEDETWIGKSIIKSGGKLTYKDVDAVLSGQTDVKLEGAEVKDIQILNAVAQKFRESRLGSDGETIAPLRLVYQLDDENVPVEQNIFDSTPSHELIEELMNKVNSYVAQKIYQGLPEKALLRRQGPPNPRRLQTFADRMNKIGYEIDTSSSGRLQNSLFKVDDTDIRKGMETLLVKSMHRAKYFIAGKTQPHLYPHYALNLPLYTHFTNPSRRYADLVVHRQLEAVLSEGKIEYNEDMETLVKTTESCNGKKDSSQNAQEQSVHIESCRIMDRKREEAGGELISEGIVVCVYESAFDVLIPEFGFEKRVHCDQLPLKKAEFRKNERVLELYWEKGVPSSAYVPEDERPKAGASQRTTNAAAAAKQAAVAERAKKEHEEAQRKTTETGTISTDDVDALFDDDDDASDIAGSVAGVSLAERPTQSVPPSPTKNSISAATSLHRTRSDSKVPTGEPVEAKLSAKEKYLKYFTLREEDGEYIQDVKEMTRVPVILKTDLTKSPPCLTIRSLNPYAL from the exons ATGGAGCAACAACAGCAGCCGCAAGGTCAAGCACCTCAAGGTGGTGTACCCGGTCCAACTGGACGAAGATTACATATTGCGCATCGAAGAAGTCCGTCAGAACTTACTCCATTAATGAGCATGTTCTCCAACCCTAATAGTA TGGAACAACTGGCTATTCAGCAACAAATCGAGCTTCTACAAGCACAACAACAGCAGATTCAAGCTACACATCAACAATATGTCAACATGGGAATGATTCCCAACCAACATCTTGCTGCTCCTGGCCAAGGTTTCAATCCTttacagcaacaacaaatgCAAAACCAAAATGCATTTCAATTCTCTAATCAGCTCCAACCACAACAGATGAATGTACCAATGGGAGCCCCTCCCACACAGCCCCTCTCACATCGTCGTAATCAATCGGCACTTCCAAATATGGGTATGGCTATGGCAGGTCCACCACCTGCTCCATCTTCAGGTGCAGCTGGCCAAGGCTTTACTCAAGACTTTGGTGGAAGCAACAGCCGTGGTGAGAACCAATCTACAAGAGGTGGCCGTGGTGGAGGACCTCCAGGTGGTGGTCACCAAAGACGTCATTCTCTTGCCTTGCCTGAAGCCAAGAAGGCGGCTGAAATCGCACAACAGAAGAGAACTACTTCGGGATTTCAGTTCCCTATTCCTGGTGCAGCTGGAGCTACGTCGACTGGGGGTGATAATTCTGAAAATGCAAGCCCAGGCGATGACAAACCTACACAAAGTACCGGCAATCATTTGACCCCAAGCTCTGCTATGCGTGGTGGTCGTGGTGCTCATGGTAGAAGTCAAAGTATGGCTGTTGGAGGTGGCCAAAATGGTCGAGGTGGATCATCTCAACGAGGTGGTGGCTCATTTCAATTCCCACCAACACAAGGATCTACAGACAATGGTGCAGGTCAAAACAATGactttggaagaagaaacagTGCCCAAGCCGGGCATGCTCGTAACTCTTCTCGAAACTTTGATGGTAACTGGAGAAACCAAGTACCTCAAAATGCTGCTCCTCAAGATCCACAACCACAAATGGGTAACTTCCAAGGTCAACAAAACCAAGGTGGTTTCCAACCAGGTCACCGTAATCGTggatcgatcaatcaatccatgaGTAACATAGGTGGATTTCAATACCAAGGTCAACCCCAATTGGTACAATTTGCCCAAGGACAGATGATCATGCCTCAAGGCTTAGGGTTTCAGCAAATGAATCCTTTACAACTTTCTCAGCTTCAGCAGCAATTACAGGCTTCTCAGCAAATGAATGGACAAATGGGCATGCAAAATGGCCAGCAACcacaacagcagcaacagcaacGTAAGACCTTGTTCACCCCTTATCTTCCCCAGGCTACTCTTCCAGCCCTTCTTGGCGACGGTCAGCTCGTTTCCGGTATTTTAAGAGTTAACAAGAAGAATCGTTCTGATGCCTACGTCACTACTCATGATGGATTGCTCGACGCGgacatcttcatctgtgGTAGCAAGGATCGTAACCGTGCTCTAGAGGGAGATCTCGTTGCAGTTGAGTTATTGGATGTTGACGAAGTTTGGGGACAAAAGCGCgagaaggaggaaaagaagaagcgcAAGGATATTACTGACACCAGAACTGGTGGATCTGGTAATGGAAACAATGATCGCAATCATCACCGCGATAATTCTACAAATGGCGATGATCAAAACCAAGAGGGCGGACTTAGAAGACGTGGAAGTTTAAGACAACGACCAACtcaaaagaagaatgatgatgttgaagttgaggGACAGAGTCTTTTActtgtcgaagaagaagaggtcACTGATGAACAAAAGCCACTTTACGCTGGTCACATTGTTGCAGTCATTGAACGTGTTGCCGGACAAATGTTTTCCGGTACCCTGGGTCTTCTTCGACCATCCAGTCAAGCTACCAAGGAAAAGCAAGAAGCCGAACGTCAAGCTCGTGATGGAAACTCGGGTCGTCATCAAGAGCAACGTCAACAAGACAAGCCAAAGATTGTTTGGTTTAAACCTACCGATAAGCGTGTTCCATTGATCGCCATCCCTACTGAACAAGCACCACGCGATTTCGTTGAGAAGCATCAAGATTATGCTGATCGCATTTTTGTTGCTTGCATCAAGAGATGGCCAATCACCTCTCTTCATCCATTCGGTACCCTCGTTGAACAACTTGGTAAGATGGGTGAATTAAAGGTTGAGACTGATGCTCTTCTTCGTGACAACAACTTTGCTTCTGATGAGTTTTCAGATGCTGTTACACGTAGCGTTGGTCTTGATGATTGGTCtttggagaaggaagatgaaaCTTCCATCTCTACAAGACGTGATTTCCGAAACGAAAAGACCTTTACCATTGACCCAAATGGTGCCAATGAACTTGACGATGCTATTCACGTGAAGACTGAAGCAGATGGAAAGATCGAAATTGGTATCCACATTGCTGATGTTGCTCATTTTATCAAGGCAAACTCTCTTGTAGATAGAGAGGCACGCAAACGTGGAACTGCTGTTTATTTGATGAACAGATCTTGTGCTATGTTACCTCCAAAGATTGCCTCGGACATTTGCTCTTTGACACCAGGTCAAGATCGTCTTACCGTCTCGGTTGTATTCAAAGTTAACGCCCAAACCGGTGCTGTTTTCGAGGATGAGACTTGGATTGGAAAGAGTATCATTAAGAGTGGTGGAAAATTGACATACAAGGATGTCGATGCTGTCCTTTCCGGCCAAACCGATGTAAAACTCGAGGGTGCTGAAGTAAAGGATATCCAAATCCTCAAC GCTGTTGCTCAAAAATTCCGTGAATCTCGTCTTGGCTCTGATGGAGAGACTATTGCACCATTAAGACTTGTTTATCAGttagatgatgagaatgttCCAGTGGAACAAAATATCTTTGATTCTACCCCATCtcatgaattgattgaagaattgatgaacAAGGTCAACTCTTATGTGGCACAAAAGATCTACCAAGGCCTTCCTGAAAAGGCACTCCTTCGTCGACAAGGTCCACCAAATCCAAGACGTCTTCAAACATTTGCTGATCGCATGAACAAGATTGgatatgaaattgatacTTCTAGCAGTGGACGTCTTCAAAACAGTCTTTTCAAAGTTGATGATACCGACATTCGCAAGGGAATGGAAACTCTTTTGGTCAAGTCCATGCACCGCGCCAAATATTTCATTGCTGGAAAGACTCAACCACATCTTTACCCTCATTATGCCCTCAACTTACCATTATACACTCATTTTACTAATCCATCGCGTCGTTATGCGGACTTGGTGGTTCATCGTCAACTTGAAGCTGTTCTTTCTGAAGGCAAGATTGAATATAATGAGGACATGGAGACTCTCGTCAAGACAACCGAGTCTTGCAACGGGAAGAAGGATTCATCTCAAAATGCTCAAGAGCAGAGTGTTCATATCGAGTCATGTAGGATTATGGATAGAAAGCGTGAAGAAGCTGGTGGTGAACTTATCAGTGAGGGTATCGTTGTCTGTGTTTACGAATCTGCTTTCGACGTTTTGATTCCTGAGTTTGGCTTTGAAAAGAGAGTTCATTGCGACCAACTTCCTCTTAAGAAGGCCGAATTCagaaagaatgagagagTACTTGAGTTGTATTGGGAGAAGGGTGTACCATCATCTGCATATGTACCAGAAGATGAGCGTCCAAAGGCTGGTGCATCTCAAAGAACTACCAACGCTGCTGCCGCTGCCAAGCAAGCTGCTGTTGCCGAGAGAGCCAAGAAGGAGCATGAAGAAGCTCAACGAAAGACAACCGAGACTGGTACCATCTCGACTGATGACGTTGATGCTCTATtcgatgatgacgatgatgctTCCGACATTGCTGGCAGTGTTGCTGGTGTTTCCCTTGCTGAACGCCCAACTCAAAGCGTTCCACCATCACCAACCAAGAACTCAATTTCAGCTGCAACTAGCCTCCACAGAACTCGTTCCGACTCAAAGGTACCAACTGGTGAACCTGTCGAAGCCAAGCTTAGTGCTAAGGAAAAGTACTTGAAGTATTTCACCCTTCGTGAAGAGGATGGCGAATACATCCAAGATGTCAAGGAAATGACAAGAGTTCCTGTTATTTTGAAGACTGATCTTACAAAGAGTCCACC ATGTCTCACAATTAGATCGCTCAACCCTTACGCACTCTAA